From the genome of Drosophila melanogaster chromosome 2L, one region includes:
- the nur gene encoding nemuri, isoform B, producing the protein MSAKYTLIFALAALCCLVFSTEAAAQRSRVLSSRRGSELVEKTSDNKEDSELAAQEQDLERQEQEEQNDRLEGRSDDVAEGSDNKEDKETATNNKDTIVKPNKDDARARRIVRAGRRRGGRRGGRRGGRRSARKSVRRGGRRGGRRRGGRRGRGGARRRTSVKRRSGKGNKA; encoded by the coding sequence ATGTCAGCCAAATATACACTGATCTTTGCCCTGGCGGCTCTCTGCTGTCTGGTGTTCTCCACCGAGGCGGCGGCCCAGCGCAGCCGAGTTCTCAGCTCTCGCCGTGGCTCCGAGCTGGTCGAGAAGACGTCGGACAACAAGGAAGACTCCGAGCTGGCCGCCCAGGAGCAAGACCTGGAGcgccaggagcaggaggagcagaaTGACAGACTGGAGGGACGCAGCGATGATGTTGCCGAGGGCAGCGACAACAAAGAGGACAAGGAGACCGCCACCAACAACAAGGACACCATCGTGAAGCCCAACAAGGATGACGCCCGTGCCCGCCGCATCGTTCGTGCCGGTCGTCGTCGTGGTGGACGCCGCGGTGGTCGCCGTGGAGGTCGTCGTAGTGCACGCAAATCCGTGCGCCGTGGCGGACGACGAGGTGGACGCAGGCGCGGTGGACGACGTGGTCGTGGCGGTGCTCGCCGTCGCACCTCCGTGAAGAGGCGTTCCGGCAAGGGCAACAAGGCCTAA